The sequence below is a genomic window from Candidatus Parvarchaeota archaeon.
TTGGAAGCGCTATTCTCAATTGTTTTCTTTCCATTTTCAAAACCCCTCTCCAAATTCAATAATTTTTTTATATTCCTCAAACAATTTCCCCCATTTTGCCCTGCCTAACTCTTATTTCTCAATGCTTCCTTTTGTTGAGGGCAATTTGCCTGCCACTCTGGGGTTTATGGAGCAGGCTTGCGAAAGCGCCTTTGCAAACCCCTTGAAAATGCCCTCGCACTTGTGGTGGTCGTTGCCGCCGTACAGAAGCCTGATGTGCAAATTGCACTTGGCCCCCTGCACAAAGCCGGCGAAAAACTCCTTTACAAGGTCGGACTGCAGCTGCCCAATAAACTCGCGCTCAAATTTGGCGTCAAAGTTCAGGTATGCCCTGCCGCCAAAGTCAACTGACACAACCGAGAGCGTCTCGTCCATCGGAAATGCAAAGCTGCCTGCCCTTCCAATTCCTTTTTTGTCTCCAAGGGCCTGCTCCACCGCCCGCCCTAGCACTATCCCAACATCCTCCACAAGGTGGTGCTGGTCAATTTCCAAGTCCCCCTTTGCTTTAACTTTCAGGTCAAACAGGCCGTGTTTTGCAAATGCGCAAAGCATGTGGTCAAAAAATCCAATCCCTGTTGAAACTTCGGATTCTCCTGAGCCATCAATGTCAATTTCCAAGCTAATGTCAGTTTCCTTTGTCTTTCGCACAATTTTTCCGATTCTCTTGCCCATAAAAAAATCACCAGCAGCATATTCCCACCCACGACCTCCAGTCATGAGCCATTGACTCACAAGTCATCTTCCTAGCATCCTAACTATCTCATCAGTTTTTTCCACATTCCAGTCGCCAGCAACAGCCTTGCCAACAATCACGCATGGAATGCCTGCTGCCTTGCATGCCTTTAGGTCAGAAACATTGTCGCCTATGTAAATCGGGTTTTTTGCGCCAAGTTTTTTGGCAGCAAGCAGCAACGGCTTTGGCGAGGGCTTTTCCTCGTCGCAATTCTCGAGTGCGACAATGCAGGAAAATGGAAATACGGACTCCCATCCGTTGTTTTTCACCGCAAACTCTGCCTCTGCCTTTGGCCTGCCTGTCACTATCCCTATTTTCAATCCAGAATCAGAAAGCTTTGCAAGCGTTTCCTTTGCCACAAGTGCAGGCTCGCATTGCATCAGACCATTTAGGTAAAATTCTTGGAAAACTTCCTTCAACCCCAAATACAGTTTGCTTTCCTTTTCATCTCTTGAAAGCGGCAAGGCGCTTTTTATCAGCTCAAGGCTCCCTCTAGCCCTTACAATTGCAAATGCGGCATCCCAGTCGTTATTAAATCCGGGAATTGACTTAATCGCGCTAACTTCTTTTTGCGAAACTCGCTCCCTTCCCCCATTTCTTGCAAACCACTCATTTGCAGTCTTTTCAATTGCAACCCTGTAGGAGTTGCGGACATCCACAAGCACCCCGTCCATGTCAAAAAGCACGCAATCATAGCCTCCTCCCTTTGAAACAATCCCCCTTATGCATTCAATTAGCCTGCCGTTCTCCTCTTCAGTGCCAATAGTTATCCTGAATGTGTTTTGGAGCATTGGCATTGATGACCTGTCGCGTATTATCATGCCCTTTGCGGCAATCTCCTGCTGCATTCTCTTTGCGGTTTTTGCGCCAAGCGGGGGTCTTG
It includes:
- the hisB gene encoding imidazoleglycerol-phosphate dehydratase HisB; protein product: MGKRIGKIVRKTKETDISLEIDIDGSGESEVSTGIGFFDHMLCAFAKHGLFDLKVKAKGDLEIDQHHLVEDVGIVLGRAVEQALGDKKGIGRAGSFAFPMDETLSVVSVDFGGRAYLNFDAKFEREFIGQLQSDLVKEFFAGFVQGAKCNLHIRLLYGGNDHHKCEGIFKGFAKALSQACSINPRVAGKLPSTKGSIEK